CGCCAAAAGAGGTTCAATGTTTTCCTTTAAACCATGAACTACCGCTATGCGCAGGGTGATTTCCTTGCCTGTTTTCGCATCGGTCAGGGTAATGGAGGCATCCTTGACTCCGTTGAGCCCCCGCACTGGGGTTAAAGTTAGATTGGCCAGCTCTTTGCCGGTGATAAGGTAATAGGCGGAACGCAAAGCGGCTTCCATGACGCCGCCGGTGTTGCCGAAAATAGTGCCGGCGCCGCTGTATTGAGCCAAGGGATTATCGGCATCGGTGAATTCGGCGGTTTGACGGAAATCGATGTTTAGCTTGCGGAGCAGGCGAGCTAAGTCTCTGGTTGTGAGTACTGTGTCGATATCGGGATAATCGGCGTCTCGTCCTTGTTTGCGCCAGTAGGAGGCGGCGCTGTGAAATTCCGGACGTGTCGCTTCAAACTTTTTCGCCGTACAGGGCATGACCCCTACCACGTAAACCGATTCTGGGGCCGTTTTCCAAATTTCTTTAGCTCCGTAGGTTTTGGCCAGGGCGCCAGCCATCATCATAGGAGATTTAGCGCTGGAGAGATTAGGCAATAGTTGGGGATGGTTCAATTCTATGTAGCGTATCCACGCTGGGCAGCAGGAGGTGAATTGAGGCAAGGGACCGAGGTGATGCGCGGCTGGTTCTCCTAGCAGGTAGTGGCGGATTTTGGCTACTAATTCGCTGCCTTCTTCTAAAATCGTTTGATCTGCTGTGAAATTGGTGTCTAGAATTTTAAAACCGGCCTTTTTGAGCGCTCCATAGAGCTTTTCCGTCAGCAAAGATCCTGGTTCAAAGCCGAACTCCTCGCCGATGGCTACGCGTACGGCGGGCGCAATCGTTGCAACCACCGTTGTGCGCTCATCTTTTAACTTTTCAATGAGAGAATCTACCGGGTCCATGGTGTCCTGAGGGGCGCCAAAAGGGCAATTAACTAAGCATTGGCCGCAAAAAATGCATTTTTCCGAGTCGATGCGATGTTGGGAGCCGTATTTTCCGTCAATAGCTTGGGTAGGACAAAATTGCTTGCAGGAATCACAGCCTTTGCATTTCTGCTTGTCAATGGTTATGACTCTAGTTTGCTCTTGTGCTTGAAAGCCTTTCACCGGGATACCTCCTCTGTCTTGCGAGCAACGTTGCAGGTAATAGTAAGATAAAACAAAATAGTATTTTTATGTTGCTTACAGGATAGTGTATACAAAAAGAAAGTGTCAACGATAACAAATAAAAATAAATAAATAGAAAAATAAATAAAACTTAGAGAATTACAGATATAGTGTGATAGGAGAAGAAAAAAGAAGATACTGCAATTGTGAAAACAAACATCTACTGTTTGGATACAAAAAGAAAACTAACGCAACAACATTGAGTATACTTGTAAAGTTACAGAAAAACAATAGGTTGCAAAGAAGTTTGAAAATAAATGTAAATTAAATAAAAATATATTTCGTATAGGTAAATTGTTTGTTTTTGTGATTTGGATTTAAAGAGAGAGGTTATGAAGTGTTTTAGCGTTATAGAAATAGAAAGAGTTGTAAAAAAAGTCCCTCCCGAAGATAGACAGTATTATATACTGTCTATCTTCGGGAGGGACTTTTTTTGAATGCATCTTCAGCATCTTGGGTGATTAGGAGGCGGGTTTGGGCAGTGAATAGGAGGCTAACGCGGCAATGACGGGCAATATGGTTAAGATGGTGAAGGAGAATGAAAGACCATATTGGTCCGCAAGCCATCCCAGCCCTGGAGCCGCTATGCCGCCGACGCTGACGGCAAGGCCTAAAGTAATGCCAGAGGCAAAGCCCATGCGTTGGGGCAAATATTTCTGTCCGAGGACGACCGTAGGACTGTAGGGAGCAAAAAGACTCATGCCGATGGGAATGAGCAAGATCATGGCTAGAGTTGGTTCTTCGGTAGAAACAAAAAGCAGGAGAATGGGAATAAGCAGCAAGTAGCCTATGCGGATAACTCGCAGATAACCATAGCGATCCGCCCAACGGCCGCCAAAGAAAGTGCCGATTACCCCGACGCTAAAGAGGACGGTCAAGGCGCTGCTGCCTGTGGTATGGCTTTGTAGCAGCACATGAATCCAGTAAAGCGGAATAAATGTATTGAGGCCGGCAAAGAGAATCGAACGGCAAATAACAACAATAGACAACCGGCCGAAGGCAGGCCAGTTATCCGGTTCGGCTTGCACAGAGGTAGCGGTGACTTTTGGGGTTAGGGCGCCAAAGTGGCGCATTCGCTGTTGAAGAAAAAAACAGATGCAGATAGCCGGAAGTAAAAAAAATGCAGTGTTTTTTAAGCCGCCAGCCAGGACTAAAAAGGTTCCAAGCAAAGGACCTACGGCGAAGCCAGCGTTGCCGCCGATTCCGAAAAGACCAATGCCTGTAGCTTTTTTGTCGCCGGCGGCTAAATTGGCTAAGCGCGCCGCTTCTGGATGGAAGGCGGCTACTCCGATGCCGCTTATGGCCACTGCGAGGAACATGGCAAGGTAAGATTCCAACCAACCTAGGAGCGCTAAGCCTAGACCCGCTAAGAGAACGGCCCACGGCATGAGTCGGGGCCTGTCCAGACGGTCCGCATAAAATCCGAAAAGCGGTTGAATAATTGAGGAAGTCAAGCTATTAGCGAACATTAACCCAGCTGCTGCGGCGTAACTGAGTTGGTGTTCCGTCATGAGAAACGGCAGTAGCGCTGGTAAGGCCCCTTGGTTGAGGTCTGTGAAAAAATGGCCGCTAGTTAGCCAAGCAATGGAACGACGATTCATGAATAAAACTCCTTATAATTTCTTCAACTGTGTTTTGCGAGCTCGTTCCGCTAAGGTCGAAGAATGGCCGCGTTGGGGAATATCTTCTGGATTCATTTGCAACTCCTGCGCGAGCAATGCGCGGACTCTGGGGCCGCAGAAGGTTCCTTGGCATAAGCCCATGCCCGCGCGGGTACGGCGTTTAACGGCATCGACAGAGAGAACCGGAAGGCCGCGATGGAAGCAATCCAGGACTTCCGCTTCAGTGACCTTCTCACAGCGACAGATGAGATGAAGCTCAGGATCTGTATGGGTCGTAGTTCCCTTGAAGTCTTTGTTTTTGGGGCGGATGATCGGTGCGCGGTGCGCCTGGAAGTTGGGCTTTGCTTCTAGCTGGAGTCCACTATCTTGGAGAAGCGAAACTACCTTCAAGGCGATGGCGGGGGAAGAGGTCAGCCCAGGAGAATCAATGCCGATGAGGTTGATTAGACCGGGCAGGCGCGATTCATCAATAACCCAGTCTTTCTGATTCGATACGGGGCGGTTACCGGCAAAGGATGTCAAGGCCTGGCTCATATCAAAGCCGGGAACTGACAGGCGGGCTGTTTGAGCGATGAAGCGAAGAGTTTCCTCATCGGTACTGACATCGTCCTTGTCATCGATTTCTTCGGCGTTTGGACCTAGCATGAGGTTACCGTGGTACGTAGGGGTTACCAGGATGCCTTTGCCTAGGACGGTGGGAACTTGAAAAATAACGGATTTTGCTAAATAGTTTTGAGATTTGGATAAGAGAAGGTATTGGCCGCGGCGGGGAGTGATATGGTAGCCGTCTAAGCCTGCCATCGCGGCAATACGGTCACTGTGGGCGCCCGCAGCATTGATTACATAACGCGAGGTTAGTGTTCCTTGGGAAGTAGTAACAAGGAAATGATCGGCTCGCTTTTCCAGTTGCTGTACTTCGTGGCTAAGTTTGAGTTCTACGCCATTCGCTACGGCGTTTTCCATTAACGCAATAACAAATTCGTAAGGAGAAGTGACGCCGGCTTGAGCGCAGTATAGCGCACCAGTTACTTCGGAACTGACATGAGGTTCACGCCGGCGCATTTCTTCGCCGTCAATTAGTTCCAAACCGCCGACGCCGTTCTGCTGGCCCTGCTCGTAGAGGCGTTGCAGCGTTGCTAAGCTTTCCTGATCAAAGGCCAGCACATAAGAGCCGATTTCCCGGTATCCAAAATGCAGTTCCGCATCCAGCTGAGAGTACATGCGATTTCCTTTTACGCAAAGCTCCGCTTTTAGTGTGCCTGGTTTGTCAGAATACCCTCCATGTACGATGCCGCTGTTGGCTTTGGAACAACCGCAACTGACATCGTCTTCACGATCTAGAACACAGAGGTTGAGTTGATAGCGAGATAATTCTCTGGCGATATTAGCGCCGACGACACCGGCGCCGATGATACAAACGTCATACATGGTTGTCGCCTTCTTTCTTTTAAAAGAGTGTTTTAATAAGAGTTCTCATTCGTTTGCAAAAATCCTTCTCCGTAATAATAAACGGAGAGGTTGCTATACGAAGGTTGGCAAAGATAATGGTTTTTCCGGCATTTCCTGTTTCAAGACAGCAGGAAATTAGCGAGAACAATGCGAATAGGAAGAAAAGGAGAATAAGGGCCCTGACTGGCCAGGAAGGTGCAGGATAAAATGGCGGATACATTGGAGAAGCTGGTTGCATTGTTGCCAACAATCAGGGAGGCAATGGCTGATACGGATGTGGGACTAAGCGTTAGTGATTGCGAAAAAGTTATTTATTATAACCCTGGGCGGACGTTGGATTTGAAAGTTCCAACAGGAGCTCCGCTGCGCGAGGGCATGGTACTAATGGACGCGATTCGGCAGCAAAAACGTATTGCTAGGCGGCAGGATAAAGATATATGGGGAATTCCATTCATTGCTACAGCTTTGCCTGTGAAAGAAGATGGACGGGTGATAGGAGCAATTTCTTTTCAGACTGCCGTAGCTCGGCAGGATGCATTGAAGGATATGGCAAATAAATTGATGGATAACATTAATCTTTTAGCCAGTACCAGCGAAGAGGTAACGGCGCAGACCCAGGAGATGGCGGCCGTAACGCGCGGCTTGGCGGAAATGTCGCAGGAATCGCAGAAGCGAACCCAGGATACAGGACAAGTATTGGCATTGATTCGCAATGTGGCCGGACAGACGAATTTATTGGGCTTGAACGCTGCTATTGAAGCGGCTCGCGTTGGCGAAGCAGGGAGAGGCTTTGGCGTGGTAGCTGAGGAGATACGCAAATTGGCTACTAGCAGCTCCGAGTCCATTCAAAAGATTGACGGGATTTTGAAAGCCGTCGCAACCGACAGCGACAGAACTTATGAGGAAATTCAGCGAATTAGCGGCAATTTAGCGCAAGTGGCTCAGGCGGTATCCGGTATTGCGGAGGCGGTGCAGGAAGCATTGACGGTAGCCCAAGAATTGGACGGCCTGGCCAATAAATTAGCGGAAGAGTAAGAAGTAGGAGGAAGGATCATGAATTTTAAATTTCTACACAATAATATTAATGTGCTAGACTTGGAACGCAGTATGGCGTTTTACCAGAAAGCGTTGGGATTAAAGGAAAGCCGACGCAAGGAGCGGCCGGGATTTATTTTGGTATACTTAGGAGATGGCGGTCAAACGCCGCATTTACTGGAGCTTAC
This sequence is a window from Anaeromusa acidaminophila DSM 3853. Protein-coding genes within it:
- a CDS encoding [FeFe] hydrogenase, group A, translated to MKGFQAQEQTRVITIDKQKCKGCDSCKQFCPTQAIDGKYGSQHRIDSEKCIFCGQCLVNCPFGAPQDTMDPVDSLIEKLKDERTTVVATIAPAVRVAIGEEFGFEPGSLLTEKLYGALKKAGFKILDTNFTADQTILEEGSELVAKIRHYLLGEPAAHHLGPLPQFTSCCPAWIRYIELNHPQLLPNLSSAKSPMMMAGALAKTYGAKEIWKTAPESVYVVGVMPCTAKKFEATRPEFHSAASYWRKQGRDADYPDIDTVLTTRDLARLLRKLNIDFRQTAEFTDADNPLAQYSGAGTIFGNTGGVMEAALRSAYYLITGKELANLTLTPVRGLNGVKDASITLTDAKTGKEITLRIAVVHGLKENIEPLLAQVEAGNSPYHFIEVMNCPGGCINGGGQPIYPMGTSWIDKYKPMLPWN
- a CDS encoding MFS transporter, yielding MNRRSIAWLTSGHFFTDLNQGALPALLPFLMTEHQLSYAAAAGLMFANSLTSSIIQPLFGFYADRLDRPRLMPWAVLLAGLGLALLGWLESYLAMFLAVAISGIGVAAFHPEAARLANLAAGDKKATGIGLFGIGGNAGFAVGPLLGTFLVLAGGLKNTAFFLLPAICICFFLQQRMRHFGALTPKVTATSVQAEPDNWPAFGRLSIVVICRSILFAGLNTFIPLYWIHVLLQSHTTGSSALTVLFSVGVIGTFFGGRWADRYGYLRVIRIGYLLLIPILLLFVSTEEPTLAMILLIPIGMSLFAPYSPTVVLGQKYLPQRMGFASGITLGLAVSVGGIAAPGLGWLADQYGLSFSFTILTILPVIAALASYSLPKPAS
- a CDS encoding NAD(P)/FAD-dependent oxidoreductase, translating into MYDVCIIGAGVVGANIARELSRYQLNLCVLDREDDVSCGCSKANSGIVHGGYSDKPGTLKAELCVKGNRMYSQLDAELHFGYREIGSYVLAFDQESLATLQRLYEQGQQNGVGGLELIDGEEMRRREPHVSSEVTGALYCAQAGVTSPYEFVIALMENAVANGVELKLSHEVQQLEKRADHFLVTTSQGTLTSRYVINAAGAHSDRIAAMAGLDGYHITPRRGQYLLLSKSQNYLAKSVIFQVPTVLGKGILVTPTYHGNLMLGPNAEEIDDKDDVSTDEETLRFIAQTARLSVPGFDMSQALTSFAGNRPVSNQKDWVIDESRLPGLINLIGIDSPGLTSSPAIALKVVSLLQDSGLQLEAKPNFQAHRAPIIRPKNKDFKGTTTHTDPELHLICRCEKVTEAEVLDCFHRGLPVLSVDAVKRRTRAGMGLCQGTFCGPRVRALLAQELQMNPEDIPQRGHSSTLAERARKTQLKKL
- a CDS encoding methyl-accepting chemotaxis protein encodes the protein MADTLEKLVALLPTIREAMADTDVGLSVSDCEKVIYYNPGRTLDLKVPTGAPLREGMVLMDAIRQQKRIARRQDKDIWGIPFIATALPVKEDGRVIGAISFQTAVARQDALKDMANKLMDNINLLASTSEEVTAQTQEMAAVTRGLAEMSQESQKRTQDTGQVLALIRNVAGQTNLLGLNAAIEAARVGEAGRGFGVVAEEIRKLATSSSESIQKIDGILKAVATDSDRTYEEIQRISGNLAQVAQAVSGIAEAVQEALTVAQELDGLANKLAEE